A stretch of Prionailurus bengalensis isolate Pbe53 chromosome E4, Fcat_Pben_1.1_paternal_pri, whole genome shotgun sequence DNA encodes these proteins:
- the ZBTB7B gene encoding zinc finger and BTB domain-containing protein 7B produces MGSPEDDLIGIPFPDHSSELLSCLNEQRQLGHLCDLTIRTQGLEYRTHRAVLAACSHYFKKLFTEGGGGAVSGAGGGGPAAGGAGAGVCELDFVGPEALGALLEFAYTATLTTSSANMPAVLQAARLLEIPCVIAACMEILQGSGLEAPSPDEDDCERARQYLEAFATATATAAGVPDGEDSPPQAPRPPPPPPPPRPVARRSRKPRKAFLQTKGARANHLVPEVPAVPSQPVTYEEEEGARVGGSAGSGPGDGYSPPAGTASPPEGPLTYEAYEGEEEEEEPVYSTAYGLAQGGGPPLSPEELGSDEDAIDPDLMAYLSSLHQDALAPGLDGQDKLVRKRRSQMPQECPVCHKIIHGAGKLPRHMRTHTGEKPFACEVCGVRFTRNDKLKIHMRKHTGERPYSCPHCPARFLHSYDLKNHMHLHTGDRPYECHLCHKAFAKEDHLQRHLKGQNCLEVRTRRRRKDDAPPHYPPPSAAAPSPAGLDLSNGHLDTFRLSLARFWEQSAPTGPPVAALGPPDDEEEEGAPSTPQAEGAMESS; encoded by the exons ATGGGGAGCCCCGAGGACGACCTCATCGGGATCCCGTTCCCAGACCACAGCAGCGAGCTCCTGAGCTGCCTCAACGAACAGCGCCAGCTGGGCCACCTCTGCGACCTCACCATCCGGACGCAGGGCCTCGAATACCGCACCCACCGGGCCGTGCTGGCCGCCTGCAGCCACTACTTCAAGAAGCTGTTCACCGAGGGCGGTGGCGGCGCCGTCTCGGGGGCCGGGGGTGGCGGGCCGGCCGCCGGGGGGGCGGGCGCCGGCGTGTGCGAGCTGGACTTCGTGGGGCCCGAGGCCCTGGGCGCCCTGCTCGAGTTCGCCTACACGGCCACGCTGACGACCAGCAGCGCCAACATGCCCGCCGTGCTCCAGGCCGCCCGGCTGCTGGAGATCCCGTGTGTCATCGCTGCCTGCATGGAGATTCTGCAGGGCAGCGGCCTGGAAGCCCCCAGCCCCGACGAGGACGACTGTGAGCGGGCCCGCCAGTACCTGGAGGCCTtcgccacggccacggccacggccgcGGGAGTTCCCGATGGCGAAGACAGCCCCCCGCAggcgccccgcccgcccccgcccccgccgccccctcgGCCCGTGGCCCGCCGCAGCCGCAAGCCCCGGAAAGCGTTCCTGCAGACCAAGGGGGCCCGGGCGAACCACTTAGTGCCCGAGGTGCCCGCGGTGCCCAGCCAACCCGTGACCtacgaggaggaggagggggccaggGTGGGTGGCAGTGCGGGCAGCGGGCCGGGGGACGGCTACAGCCCTCCAGCCGGGACTGCTTCACCCCCCGAGGGGCCCCTGACCTACGAGGCCTATGAgggtgaggaagaagaggaggagcccGTGTACTCCACCGCCTACGGGCTGGCGCAGGGGGGTGGGCCCCCTCTGTCCCCGGAGGAGCTGGGCTCAGACGAGGACGCCATCGATCCTGACCTGATGGCCTACCTGAGTTCGCTGCACCAGGACGCCCTCGCGCCGGGCCTGGACGGCCAGGACAAGCTGGTGCGCAAACGCCgctcccagatgccccaggagtgCCCCGTCTGTCACAAGATCATCCACGGGGCGGGCAAGCTGCCCCGCCACATGAGGACccacacgggcgagaagccctTCGCCTGCGAGGTCTGCGGCGTCCGCTTCACCCG GAACGACAAGCTGAAGATTCACATGCGGAAGCACACCGGAGAGCGGCCTTACTCGTGCCCGCACTGCCCAGCCCGCTTCCTGCACAGCTACGACCTCAAGAACCACATGCACCTGCACACGGGGGACCGGCCCTACGAGTGCCACCTGTGCCACAAGGCCTTCGCCAAGGAGGACCACCTGCAGCGCCACCTCAAGGGCCAGAACTGCCTGGAGGTGCGCACCCGGCGGCGCCGGAAGGACGACGCGCCACCCCACTACCCACCGCCCTCCGCCGCCGCCCCGTCCCCCGCGGGCCTCGACCTCTCCAACGGCCACTTGGACACCTTCCGCCTCTCTCTGGCCCGATTCTGGGAGCAGTCAGCCCCTACCGGCCCTCCGGTCGCCGCCCTGGGGCCCCCTGatgacgaggaggaggagggggcaccCAGTACGCCGCAGGCCGAAGGTGCCATGGAGTCCTCTTAG